The genomic stretch CAGCCCCCGGTCGGGGCAATAGTCCAGCCCATGGACTTCCAGTGCGTTGATGCCGGATTCCACCGCTGAGTGCTGGCGTCTGGCCTGGACAAACGCCGGGTCGGTTTCACGGGCAGTGTCCGCCTGGCTCCAGCGGCCCTTTTTCGGCAACACCACCCGGTCGAGCAGTTCGGCCAGTTCGCGCTGGTTGGCCGGTGAGTGGAACCCCTTGTCAAAGCTGCACGCGCTCAGGGAGGGGAACAGCGCTTTGGCTTGCTTAACCATGGTCACGGCAATCTCACTGTCGGGGCAGTGTTGCATCACTTGGTGGTGGAGGATGAAGCCGTCAGCCGATTCCATCACGCACACGTTCAGGCCCAGCTCCACCGGCACACCGGCTTTGCCCTTGCTGAGCCATTCGCTGTAATCCTCGAAGAGGGAGAAGATCTTGTCGCCGTGGGGGATGGTTTCCCCGTCCAGCACCCGCCGCCGCACCAGGTCAACCTGATGCCACCCGTACCCCAGCCAGCGCTGGAGGTCGTTGCCCGACCGGCTGTCCAGCAGGCTGAGGGGCAGGTCAGCCACCGTTTCCTCCACTTTCGACAACAGCGCGGCGCACAGGCCCAGGTAGGTGTGGTGGGCGTCACGGATGGCCTGTTGCCGGGTGGCCTGCTTGTCCGGGTCTTGGGAGCTGGAGTGCTTGAGCTTCTGCGCATGACGGCAGGCTTTCTTCACCTGGCGGAGATTGTACTGCCATTGCCGCCAGCGGCTGTCGCCGTGCCCTTCACACCAATCGGCCACCGTGCGCACCGAACAACGCACCGCGTCGTACAACAGGTTGATGTCGGTCGGGTAGTGGATGTTGCTTTCCACCACGAAGGAGTCACAACGGGCGCTCAGCGGCGCGGCTTTTTTTTAGCAGCTTGTGACCGGCCTCCACCACCAACTGGTTGATGCGTTGCAGGCTGGCTTCGTCCACCAGAGCGGCGTTGTCCTTGACCGTTTGCAGCTTGTACTCATCGTCATCATCCCAGAAACCATGCCCCAGCATCTGACGGATGCTGCGGTGCTGGTTCGCCATCTCCAGCAGCCGGTCATAGTCCCAGTTCAGGTTCACCCGCAATGTCGCCAGCACCAGCGCATTCCACAGATCCATGCCGGGGCGTCCACGGCTGGCGTCCACCTCCGCCGGAACCCGCTTTTCCAGCACCGCAAACACCGCCTCACGCAGTTCGTCTGTCACATAAATGTATTGCAGCCCTTGCAACACCTGCGGGATGTCGTCCCGCGAACGTGGGTTGAAGGTCAGCCTGCCGATGTCAGCGTGACCCAGGCGAAGTTGGCGGGCGATCACTTCACGCATCGTGTGTCTCCTGCGAAGTTTGGCGGATGGATGCCCTATTTTGCCCTATTTTGGGCGCTTTTGCAGCTTTCTGGCCTGCTTCCGGGAAATCTTAGGGCAAGGAAAACGGGCGTAGCATCTTGATCGGAAAAGGGTTTTAGGGTTTCCGGTCAGACACTAGATAGCTGACTGACTTCGGTGGGTTCCTGCTTCATCGAGCGGCTTAAGGCCGCATCTCCACAGGCTAACAAGCGGTATCCCCGCCCTAAAACATTGATGCGCTTGCGAATGTTCATTGTGTAGACCCATAAATAAAAGTGTCGAAATATCATTCATATTATCTATCCATGAGACTAGGATAAGGCAAAGAAAGTTCCCGGTAAGTGACTGGTATCACAGGATTACAGGATATTTTGTTTGTGAGGAATAATTGTTCTTGTCGTTCAATCACATTCCCCAAACACCCAGGCTGCGCCCTTGCCAATGTTCGGTACGTTGCCAGATTTTATCATCCCACGCTACTTCCGGGCGGCGGTCGAAAATGATGAGGTGGGCTTCGGCTGCGCCGCACTGGTCAGCATAGCCAGCGGTTTGTTCTACGCCTTCGGCAACGGTGGCTTCTAGCGATTTGTAAAGGATTTTGAGTTCCAGCACGATGCGTTGTCTCTCGCCGTAATAACCCTTTTCCTCATCGACAGGCCATTCGATAAACAGATCGGTGCGTTTTCTGCCCAAACCGTATTCGCGGTTGATGCGCCCGCCACCGTTGATGGTGCGTTGCAGGAAGGCTTGCAGCAGCAGTTGTGGCCCGGCTTCTTTGTAGTCGAAGCGTTCGATCCAACTTTGCGAGTTTTCGCGGAAAAATTGTTGGAAAGCGGCGAGGAGTTTGGGCATGTCGATGTGCCGCTGCGGGGTGAGATACCACGCCTGCTGTTGTGTCAGCATATACTGGGTGCTGTAGGTCAGCTCACGCGGAATGATTTCGCGGTAGATGCGATTGCTGATTTCTGCGGAGGGAAAACGCCGGATCAGTCCCATGTCTTCCACGTAGTCAATATCGTCGCTGGGTAAATCGCCCACGGCTTCAGTGCTACCCGTTAATAATTTGCTAATGACGGCATGTACCCGTGGCTCGCGCAATTTGTCGGTCAGTTGATGGAGGTGAGTGGCACGGGAGTAAATCAGGCGGTCACGGGCGGTGCGGTAGCGTTCCAGCGTGAGGGGGGTGGTGCGGTCACGGGCGGTTTTGTCTTTCCACGTTAGCTCATTCCCCAGTGCATTGACCAGCCAAGGTTGGCCGCGGGTGTCTTCCCAGAGTTCGGGGAAGATGTCGGGATCGAAGATTTGTCCGGTTTCAGTGGTGTGCTGGGCGTAGAGGGTGGCGATTTCGGTTTGGTTAAAACTGCCCATGCATAGCGATTCAGCTTTGATGTTGAAGGCACTGCCGCCGGTAATGATTTCGTGATGCCCAGTATGGATGCGGTAGTCGCGCACGTCACGCACACCACAGAGGATGGCACTTTGCACAAACGGTATGCCGGGGCGACCGATATAGCCGTCGCGCAACTGGCGCAGCAAGGAAATGAGGGTGTCGCCGACGAGGGCATCCACTTCGTCAATCATCAGGACGATGGGTTTGGCATTTTCTTGCGCCCAGCGGCTGAGTAAGCCATAGAATGCGCCGTGTGCGCCGCTGTTATGCCAGACTGTTTCCCGCCATTCACGCAGACGGGTATCCTTCAAGCGGATGGCGGCACCTTCCACCAAACTGTCGACGATGCGCTTCATGCCTTCTGGCACATCCCCACGGGCAGATTGGGCGGACTCGACGTTGATGTAGAGTGTGGTGTAGTCGCCGGATTGGTTCAGCACATCCGCCATTGCTAGTAGGGTGGTGGTTTTGCCGGTTTGACGCGGGGCGTGCAGAACGAAGAATTTTTGAGTTTCGATCAGGTGGTGGATTTCTTCCCAGTCGAGTCGGCTCATCGGGTCGATGGCGTAGTGGTCTTTGGGGTGGACGGGGCCGGTGGTGTTGAAGTGTTTGGGCATGGTGGACTTCCCTGTGAATGGCAGGGATCAGTATAGCAAATTAACGTCGGGCTTGCAGGTAGGCTTGGGTGGTTTGGCGTAGAGCTGCATTGACGCTGACGGGTGGTGTCCAGCCGAGCAGGTCGCGGGTTTTGCTGATGTCGACTTGCTGTACTGGGCGTAGATGGCAGATGCTGTGCCACCCACGAGAACGGCTTCCGGCAAAATGCGTTGCAGGCGTGCTGCCGCCGATAGCACTTGTTCCCAGTCAGGCAGCTTGGCGTTGCGCATAATGTTTCCAGAAGTGGTAGCGTTGTGCGAAGGGGTCAGCAATGCGGGCATCGCAAATACGTTGTACTTTGGTAGTCAATGTGGGGTCTTGGTGTAAGGCCATGCGTAACTCAGCCCAGTCCACCCGTCGCCCACGGGCGATAATGTCGTCAATCGCAGCCAAGGTGAACTGTTGGTGTGTTAGGTGACGGTGGAGCATGGTGATTATCCGTGAGTCGTTGAATTCAGAAAAAGTATAGCACGCTTTAACGCTGGTTTTGCAGGTACGCTTGGGCGGTTTGGTGCAGGGCTTCGTCGACGCTGACGGGCGGTGTCCAGCCGAGCAGGTCGCGGGTTTTACTGATGTCAACTTGCAGGTTGCCGCAGAGGCGGGTCATGGTGTGTTGTTGTATTGCTTTTGTAGTTGTCGAACCATGCTTTCCAGTTCGGAAAGTTCTTGTGTGGTTAAATCCCAGATAATGCGGGCATCAATGCCAAAATATTCGTGGACGATAAAGTTGCGAAAGTCTTTGATCATGCGCCAACTGTAAGCGGGGAAACGGCTTTCCAGTGGTTCTTTCAGGGCAACAATAGCTTCGCCGATGACGATGTATTCCCGAATGGTTGCACTGTAAGTTTTGCGATCTTGGGCGAAGCTTTCAAACGATAAACCCGTAGTGAATGATTGAATGGCACTGATGGAGTCGAGGATGTCATCGATATACAGTGCCACGTTGCGCTTAGGCATAAATGATGTCCTGCTGGATGGATGGCCTTGCAGCGGGCTTGATAGCGTTTTCCATGCCAAGATCAACGGTAGTGTGCAGGTTGTCTTCGAGGTAAGCCTTAAGACCAAAGAAACTACGGAAAGTATTATCACTTTGGATTTCGACGGCAATATCTACGTCGCTATCGGGGCGTTGTTCATCACGGGCGTAGCTGCCAAACAAGCCGATGCGCAATACACCAAAGCGGTTTTTTAGTTCTGCCTTATGGGTGCTGAGAAAAGTCAGAATATCTTGTTTGTTCATGGTTTCACCTGTTTGATTTCCTCGAAACACTGATGACAAGTCTATCAGGTTTTTAGGTTTTTTGCAGGTAGGCGTGGGCGGTCTGGCGGAGGGCTTCGTCGACACTCAGGGGGGGAACCCAGCCGAGCAGGTCGCGGGTTTTACTGATGTCAACTTGCAGGTTGCCGCAGAGGCGTTGGCGATGGCGGGTTTGCCTAAGGCGCGGCTGAGGCGTTGCAGTAGTTCATTTTCTGCCAGTTCACACGCGATCTTCCCGTTCTTCTTGGATGGTTTGGCTCAAGTTGCCTTTGAGGTTAGCCAAGATTTGGCGGCAACGGGCAACGGCAACGCCACGTTTTGGGGTAGAGAGCGAGTGCAACGTCGGTTTCTTAGTGCGTTCATGGTTTTGTTTCTCTTCATATCTCATATTGGGCGGACTATCGTTGTTGGCGTGTTGTGCAATCGCAATAATTCATTGATCCGCAGGGCAATCTCTAGTTTGGCTTGCCGCAATAATTTGATTTCGGATGCGGTCAACATTCGGGGTGTTGAGCAGGTAACGTGCTTCAGACTCTGTAAGGCAGTCAAAAGCCCGAAGCCGAAGCGTTGTTGCCACCAGTGTTCAAGGCTGCTTCCACGATAAATCCAGTTTACGGTGCTGGGTGACACAATCCCGCAAATAGAGGTTAATGAGTGTTTGGTAGGGGATGCCGGTTTCTTCGGTCATGGCTTTGAAGTATTCCACGGCATCGTTATCCAAGCGGATGGTGACCGGTTGTTTTAAATGTTTGATGTAGGGGTTGCGTTTCCCCTGCATATTGGTGAAGTCGTAATGTTCTCTCATGGTCGGTTGCTCCAATAAGCGGCTTGTTCAGAAGCATCGGCGTGTCGGGCTGAGATAATGCGGATGACGGTTTCAGTTTGGCGAAAACAGTGGCAAATGACCAAAGTTTTTAATTGGTGGTTAGTGCCAAGCAGAATGAAACGGTCTTCATCATCGGAGTGATCCGGGTCGTAGAATTGCATGGCGTATTCATCATGAAATGCGGTTTTCGCATCAACAAAGGAAACACCGTGTTTTTTGATGTTGGTTTTTTCTTTGTTGGTATCCCATTCAAATGTTAGTTTCATACGTACAGTGTATTTACTGTTTGTGTGACTTGTCAAGTTTGGGTTTGCTTAGATTTTGCAGGTACGCTTGGGCGGTTTGGCGCAGTGCTTCATCGACGCTGACGGGTGGTGTCCAGTCGAGCAAGTCGCGGGTTTTGCTGATGTCGACTTGCAGGTTGCCGCAGAGGCGTTGGGCTATGGCGCGTTTGCTCACTAGGGTTAGCGCGGTTTCTAGCCAGCTTTGGGGGATGGGGAGTAAGCGGGCGGGTTTGCCTAAGGCGCGGCTGAGGCGTTGCAGGAGTTCGGTGGTGGAAAGGTCTTCGCCATCAGACACGAGGAAGGTTTGGTTGGCGGCGGCGGGGTGGTCGATGCAGGTGGTGATCAGGTCGATGAGGTTGGGCAGGGCGACTAGGCTGCATTGGTTGTGGATGTTGCCTTGGTGTAGCCAGTGTGTCATTTGGATAAATTTCACGTTCAACTCAGTATGATATCCAGAATAATCACAATGAAAAATTCCAGGTTCAATTAGTTTTGGCTCAAGCGACGCAGTTCACGGGCTTGTTCTGCGAGTGAATGAACCGTTTCGTCTTGCCATTGCTGCTGCCGCCATAGGGTATAATCAAATTTTTCGCGGTTCATTAAGGCGATAAAGCGTTCAGCGTTGACTTCGCCGAGACCTTTCATCAGTAAGCGCATTCCTTCGGCGCGAATTTCATGATCCGTTTTCATCATCTGTTCCTCTGTATTCGCTTAAAAACGCAATGGGGTCGAGGACTCGTATGCGTTGATCTTGTGTCATTTTGCGTAGAATGCCTTTGTCTGTGGTCAGGAAGTAGGTTGCTCCGGCACTGATCGCACAGGCGAGGTGTAGTGAGTCCATCGACTTGATACCAATGGCTTGTAGTGTATCAGCTAATGCTTCTACTTGTTCTGTTGCTGCTACAATTGACCTGTTTTTATATTTTCCTGCACAAACAGTTTGGCTTGTGTTTGCAGGTGGACGAGTAGCTGGGTTTGGTCGTCGAAAGGTCGGTTGAAGCAACACATATCGAGGTAAATCAGCATGGGCTATTCACTATTAAGGGCTTTGTGTGCATGGTTGCCACTTCCTTGTTTGGCTTAGGCAACCTTATCCATCGTCGCCAGCAGCAAGCTCAATTCCCTTTGAACGTAGTCGGCGATAAATTTCTTGCGTTGCCTTAGTGCGTCGATTTCTGATTTCGTCAGCCGTCTTGAAACCAATGAGATACTGGGCTTCATTGGCAGTGAGGGCGCGTGGGTGAATGTGGAACAGTTTGGTGATTTCATCAGGGTATCTCCGCTCAAGTTTGCCAATGATTGTTTTATCTGGTGCAAGGCGTTTCAAACGTCCAGCATTGACCAGTACTATTATAGCGGCAACTATGCCGCTATGTCGTTGAACCCGCCAAAAATAGATTGACAAAAGGTAGCTAATACTTGGGGAATGGCGTTGTCACCGCCGGATTCTCTAGCGAAGGGAGCGACGAATATTGCGTCTCTGGGCAGTTTTCCTTTGATGCTAATCAGAAATGGCAGTGCCAATTCTTTGAGTAATATAAATGCAGCTTGTTCATCGCCTGCTTTAGCGGATTGATAACAACTGTGTTTCTTTAGATCGGTGTCATGCTCGAATAAGCTGAAAGGTTCGCTCGTACCTATGGGAATGCCGTATTCACGAAGTGATGTTGAAGTGGGAGGCATGGTGTTGTTTGCTAGTGGGTAATATGCCGCGAGTGTAGCACATTTTAACGCTGGCTTTGCAGGTAGGCTTGGGCGGTTTGGCGTAGGGCTTCATCGACGCTGACGGGTGGTGTCCAGCCGAGCAGGTTGCGGGTTTTGCTGATGTCAACTTGCAAGTTGCCGCAGAGGCGTTGGGCGATGGCGCGTTTGCCTAATAGGGTTAGCGCGGTTTCCAGCCATGCTGGGGGATGGGGAGTAAGCGGGCGGGTTTGCCTAAGTTGCCATTTGCATCACTTCGGTGAGAGCCTTGCAGGTTTGTTGGATGTGTTCGTCGGTGAGAGTAGGGTGGACGAGGAACATCAGGCTGGTTTCACCGAGTTCGTGAGCGATGGGGAGGCGCTCGGTAGGTTGCCACCCCGTGCCGTCAAAGGCTTTTTCTAGGTAAACCTCGGAACACGAGCCGGAGAAGCAGGGGATGCCACGTTGGTTGATTTCCGCCATGATGCGGTCACGATTCCAGCCAGGTTTGAGTTGGTCTGGTTTGACAAAGACGTAGCATTTGTAGGCGGCGTGACCGATGTGGGCGGGGAGGGTGGGAACACGTAAGCCCGGTAGTTGTTGGGCGGTTTTCCAGATGGCAGTGGCATTGTGGCGGCGTTGGGTTGTCCACTCGCTCATGCGTTGGAGTTGGATGCGCCCGATGACGGCTTGCATTTCCAGCATTCGCCAGTTGGTGCCGAAGCTGTCGTGTAACCAGCGAAAACCGGGTGGGTGTTCGCGTTCGTAGATGGCTTCCCAGCTTTTGCCGTGGTCTTTATAGCTCCACATTTTCGCCCAGAGTTCGCGGTTGTTGGTGGTGACCATACCGCCTTCGCCGCCGGTGGTCATGATTTTGTCTTGGCAGAATGACCATGCACCGATGTGGCCGATGCTGCCGACCATGCGCCCGTTGTAGGTTGCGCCGTGGGCTTGGGCGCAGTCTTCGATGACGTAGAGTTGGTGTTGTGTTGCCAGTTGCATGATGGCATCCATTTCACAAGGCCAGCCTGCTAGGTGTACGCAGATAATGGCGCGGGTGCGAGGGGTGATCATGGGGGCGATGGTGGCAGCGGTGATGTTTTGGCTGTCGTGGTCGATGTCGGCGAAGATGGGGATTGCGCCAGCGGTGACGATGCAGGAGACGGAGGCGAGGAAGGTGCGGGAGGTGACGATGACTTCATCGCCTTGCCCGACTCCCAACGCTTTTAGGGCAACATCGAGGGCGACGGTGCCGTTGGCGAGGGCAATGGCGTGTGCTGTACCGCACCATGCGGCGAATTCTTTTTCAAATTCACGGCATTCGTTGCCTGTCCAGTAGTTGACTTTGTTGGAGAGGAGAGTGCGGGAAACGGCATCGGCTTCTTCGGGAGTGAAGGAGGGCCAGGGGGGGAGTTGGGTGTTTAGCATATTAGAGTACAATCTATTGTGGCTTTTGGGCAACGCAGACTAAAAGGCTGCCTCTGCCTAGTATTTTTGGAAGAAAAAATAATATTTTAGACTTTAATGAGGTGTTTATATTTAACTGCTCTGTACACGACAAAACCACTAACCCCTTGATTTAGCTAGGCTGTCAGTTCATTAATGAAAGTCCATCACCCCTATGTTCCACTCTCAAGTCTACACAGGAGAGCGGAATGGATCTGAGCGACGGACTGAGGGACAGTTTAAAAGCCCATCTGGGTTGGGGCAAGCCCCGGCTTGATTGTTTTGTTGGCATGTTGCTGGGTTTATTCCGGCTCAAGCAGATCAACCTGACGCAACTCGCGTTGGCGTTTGCCAGCGATGCAGACCCCCGCTCCCGCTACCGTCGCCTGCAACGGTTTTTTGCCCTCGTCTGGTTTGATTATGATGCCATTGCGCGGTTACAGATGGGATTCTTCGGCTTTCCGGGAAAAAAATACCACCTCACCCTCGACCGGACGAACTGGCAGTGGGGCAAAGCCAACCTCAACATTCTGACGTTGGGTGTTGTGTATAAAGGGACAGCGATCCCGGTGTATTGGCTGGTGCTGAACAAGAAGGGCAACTCTAACCAGCGTGAACGCATCGCCTTGTTGAACCGCTTCATCAGCCAGTTTGGGCGGGATAACATCCTCGGTATCCTGGGCGATAGGGAGTTCATCGGTGAACACTGGTGGAAATGGCTGACCCGGCATCAGATACCTTTCTTGATGCGGATCAAGGAAAACCAGT from Thiothrix litoralis encodes the following:
- a CDS encoding ISNCY family transposase (programmed frameshift), which translates into the protein MREVIARQLRLGHADIGRLTFNPRSRDDIPQVLQGLQYIYVTDELREAVFAVLEKRVPAEVDASRGRPGMDLWNALVLATLRVNLNWDYDRLLEMANQHRSIRQMLGHGFWDDDDEYKLQTVKDNAALVDEASLQRINQLVVEAGHKLLKKSRAALSARCDSFVVESNIHYPTDINLLYDAVRCSVRTVADWCEGHGDSRWRQWQYNLRQVKKACRHAQKLKHSSSQDPDKQATRQQAIRDAHHTYLGLCAALLSKVEETVADLPLSLLDSRSGNDLQRWLGYGWHQVDLVRRRVLDGETIPHGDKIFSLFEDYSEWLSKGKAGVPVELGLNVCVMESADGFILHHQVMQHCPDSEIAVTMVKQAKALFPSLSACSFDKGFHSPANQRELAELLDRVVLPKKGRWSQADTARETDPAFVQARRQHSAVESGINALEVHGLDYCPDRGLERFKRYVALAVVGRNLQKVGAILQARALEALQKDERRRQRQAA
- a CDS encoding ATP-binding protein codes for the protein MPKHFNTTGPVHPKDHYAIDPMSRLDWEEIHHLIETQKFFVLHAPRQTGKTTTLLAMADVLNQSGDYTTLYINVESAQSARGDVPEGMKRIVDSLVEGAAIRLKDTRLREWRETVWHNSGAHGAFYGLLSRWAQENAKPIVLMIDEVDALVGDTLISLLRQLRDGYIGRPGIPFVQSAILCGVRDVRDYRIHTGHHEIITGGSAFNIKAESLCMGSFNQTEIATLYAQHTTETGQIFDPDIFPELWEDTRGQPWLVNALGNELTWKDKTARDRTTPLTLERYRTARDRLIYSRATHLHQLTDKLREPRVHAVISKLLTGSTEAVGDLPSDDIDYVEDMGLIRRFPSAEISNRIYREIIPRELTYSTQYMLTQQQAWYLTPQRHIDMPKLLAAFQQFFRENSQSWIERFDYKEAGPQLLLQAFLQRTINGGGRINREYGLGRKRTDLFIEWPVDEEKGYYGERQRIVLELKILYKSLEATVAEGVEQTAGYADQCGAAEAHLIIFDRRPEVAWDDKIWQRTEHWQGRSLGVWGM
- a CDS encoding HepT-like ribonuclease domain-containing protein, with amino-acid sequence MPKRNVALYIDDILDSISAIQSFTTGLSFESFAQDRKTYSATIREYIVIGEAIVALKEPLESRFPAYSWRMIKDFRNFIVHEYFGIDARIIWDLTTQELSELESMVRQLQKQYNNTP
- a CDS encoding nucleotidyltransferase family protein encodes the protein MNKQDILTFLSTHKAELKNRFGVLRIGLFGSYARDEQRPDSDVDIAVEIQSDNTFRSFFGLKAYLEDNLHTTVDLGMENAIKPAARPSIQQDIIYA
- a CDS encoding BrnA antitoxin family protein yields the protein MREHYDFTNMQGKRNPYIKHLKQPVTIRLDNDAVEYFKAMTEETGIPYQTLINLYLRDCVTQHRKLDLSWKQP
- a CDS encoding BrnT family toxin, which translates into the protein MKLTFEWDTNKEKTNIKKHGVSFVDAKTAFHDEYAMQFYDPDHSDDEDRFILLGTNHQLKTLVICHCFRQTETVIRIISARHADASEQAAYWSNRP
- a CDS encoding Rossmann-fold NAD(P)-binding domain-containing protein, which gives rise to MKFIQMTHWLHQGNIHNQCSLVALPNLIDLITTCIDHPAAANQTFLVSDGEDLSTTELLQRLSRALGKPARLLPIPQSWLETALTLVSKRAIAQRLCGNLQVDISKTRDLLDWTPPVSVDEALRQTAQAYLQNLSKPKLDKSHKQ
- a CDS encoding DegT/DnrJ/EryC1/StrS family aminotransferase, which gives rise to MLNTQLPPWPSFTPEEADAVSRTLLSNKVNYWTGNECREFEKEFAAWCGTAHAIALANGTVALDVALKALGVGQGDEVIVTSRTFLASVSCIVTAGAIPIFADIDHDSQNITAATIAPMITPRTRAIICVHLAGWPCEMDAIMQLATQHQLYVIEDCAQAHGATYNGRMVGSIGHIGAWSFCQDKIMTTGGEGGMVTTNNRELWAKMWSYKDHGKSWEAIYEREHPPGFRWLHDSFGTNWRMLEMQAVIGRIQLQRMSEWTTQRRHNATAIWKTAQQLPGLRVPTLPAHIGHAAYKCYVFVKPDQLKPGWNRDRIMAEINQRGIPCFSGSCSEVYLEKAFDGTGWQPTERLPIAHELGETSLMFLVHPTLTDEHIQQTCKALTEVMQMAT